A single Aspergillus puulaauensis MK2 DNA, chromosome 7, nearly complete sequence DNA region contains:
- a CDS encoding uncharacterized protein (COG:S;~EggNog:ENOG410PUGR;~TransMembrane:5 (o25-43i163-181o193-209i323-343o349-369i)), producing MGTSSSAAQSTLVGWRSEPDGRGTLGLLATSLSTIFLCTWVVIHPRVHKSEVYAVPHKLALLAKTLLAPEFIAIEGLQEWAQCRRMVSECSELSYGEFNLVHAYYISMLALRYQTPDGNRVIWPNQYTWLLSQGLIKWENHADWGLAIDQIQDKSKSDSITKFITLSQVLWFVATCIMRAANDLPLSQLESMTLSYIPLFAITYFFWWNKPKDIFSPSIVRLPAMSREEVQHFESMALSNKFDENQTPVTYWSIWYLTPRVFEKEESDRMELDAHNRAIERAAVQTSSPKVPDVHGEMVKPRKEIVVAHWDPHLYRSKTIRSLCCLFGASFGALHLACWNTIFPTTVEMWMWRGSAFVSIFSLLAFMHFEKVILRWDGLITIVKIGAPGIYFISRVLMMGEVFAALRAVDPGVYETYEVENYGINL from the coding sequence ATGGGTACCAGCTCGTCAGCCGCACAGTCTACTCTAGTCGGATGGAGATCAGAGCCAGATGGTAGAGGCACCCTGGGCCTGCTTGCGACAAGCCTGAGTACAATCTTCCTTTGCACTTGGGTCGTCATCCACCCCCGAGTCCACAAGAGCGAGGTGTACGCTGTACCTCACAagctggccctgctggcgaAGACTCTATTAGCGCCCGAGTTCATCGCCATCGAGGGCCTCCAGGAGTGGGCGCAATGTCGAAGAATGGTCTCTGAGTGTTCTGAATTATCGTACGGGGAGTTCAACCTCGTCCACGCCTACTATATCAGCATGCTCGCGCTGCGATACCAAACCCCTGACGGAAACAGAGTTATCTGGCCAAACCAGTACACCTGGCTGCTCAGCCAGGGCCTTATCAAGTGGGAAAACCATGCTGATTGGGGCCTAGCGATAGATCAAATCCAGGACAAGAGCAAATCCGACAGTATCACCAAGTTTATCACGTTGTCCCAGGTGCTTTGGTTTGTCGCAACTTGTATAATGCGTGCTGCCAATGACCTTCCTCTCTCGCAGCTCGAAAGTATGACGCTGAGCTATATTCCGCTGTTTGCCATTACTTATTTCTTCTGGTGGAACAAACCGAAGGACATCTTCTCGCCCAGTATCGTCCGCCTGCCTGCAATGAGTCGGGAGGAAGTGCAACATTTCGAGTCGATGGCGCTCAGCAACAAGTTTGACGAGAACCAGACTCCAGTGACATACTGGAGCATATGGTACTTGACCCCGAGAGTATttgaaaaggaggagagcgACAGGATGGAATTGGATGCTCATAACAGGGCTATTGAGAGAGCCGCCGTCCAAACCAGTTCTCCCAAAGTACCAGATGTCCACGGGGAGATGGTCAAGCCCCGTAAGGAAATTGTTGTTGCCCATTGGGATCCCCATCTATACCGGTCAAAAACAATACGGTCGCTATGTTGTCTGTTTGGGGCCTCGTTTGGGGCCCTCCATCTGGCTTGTTGGAACACTATCTTCCCAACGACGGTAgagatgtggatgtggcgCGGTTCAGCCTTTGTTTCGATTTTCTCGCTTCTGGCGTTCATGCACTTTGAGAAGGTCATTCTGCGCTGGGACGGCCTCATAACGATTGTGAAGATTGGCGCGCCGGGGATCTATTTCATCAGTCGTgtgttgatgatgggcgAAGTCTTTGCTGCCTTGAGGGCAGTCGACCCCGGAGTCTACGAGACCTATGAAGTCGAGAATTACGGGATAAACCTGTGA
- a CDS encoding alpha/beta hydrolase (COG:I;~EggNog:ENOG410QE7Y;~InterPro:IPR000073,IPR029058;~MEROPS:MER0017243;~PFAM:PF12697;~TransMembrane:1 (o13-32i)), with product MGADDLVGSVFKYAFFSIAAGVGLYATLLGLLTTSAFQSHAVYLHAVQMTWFKDLDVPESFGFLKNQVTPFSIESPSGGQLYAWHVLPIELYRKNELALTAEPAGFVADISSRLAFQLLRDDPEARLVIHMHGAGGTVGSGHRVPNYRALSSGHPGKIHVLTFDYRGFGRSAGVPSESGLIEDALAVTNWAMNVAGIPASRILIFGQSMGTAVSTAVAHHYAAQSPPTVFAGMVLVAPFVNVPTLVSTYRVAGTVPILSPLARFPAVFDYLLRFIRDQWLSNERIANYVRLNEVNEEKYRLTIIHAEDDWDIPSHHSQLLFWHAVNGAVPAGITFDDLGQKKFESQVDLGAAGTVMEWRTDHGMIREELLKTGLHDVIMGYPIITMAVMRHFEAADPSFTR from the coding sequence ATGGGCGCCGATGACCTGGTCGGCTCGGTATTCAAATATGCGTTCTTCTCGATAGCCGCCGGTGTCGGTCTCTACGCAACcctgctgggcctgctgACGACGTCCGCTTTCCAATCGCACGCGGTTTATTTACACGCAGTTCAAATGACCTGGTTTAAAGACCTGGATGTTCCCGAATCCTTTGGCTTTTTGAAAAACCAGGTTACTCCATTCTCCATTGAGAGTCCGAGCGGTGGGCAGCTCTACGCCTGGCATGTCCTCCCTATAGAGTTATACCGCAAGAACGAGCTGGCGCTTACTGCGGAGCCAGCTGGCTTTGTCGCTGACATTTCCTCGAGACTTGCCTTTCAGCTGCTGCGAGATGACCCCGAGGCTCGGTTGGTCATTCATATGCACGGCGCAGGGGGCACTGTAGGCTCAGGCCATCGGGTCCCCAACTATCGGGCGCTATCTTCCGGCCACCCTGGGAAGATCCATGTGTTGACATTCGACTATCGGGGATTTGGACGGAGCGCGGGCGTTCCTTCGGAGAGTGGCCTGATTGAAGACGCACTGGCTGTGACGAACTGGGCGATGAATGTGGCCGGCATTCCTGCCTCGCGGATCTTGATATTTGGGCAGTCAATGGGCACTGCAGTGAGCACTGCTGTGGCCCACCACTACGCAGCCCAGTCACCTCCCACTGTCTTTGCGGGGATGGTTCTCGTCGCGCCGTTCGTGAATGTGCCAACACTAGTCTCGACTTACCGCGTGGCCGGCACAGTCCCGATCCTGTCGCCGCTGGCTCGGTTCCCAGCGGTATTTGACTATCTTCTTCGTTTCATTCGGGATCAGTGGCTGTCGAATGAGCGGATTGCAAATTATGTCCGGCTCAACGAGGTCAACGAGGAGAAATACCGTCTCACTATTATCCACGCCGAGGATGACTGGGACATCCCGTCGCACCACAGCCAGCTTCTCTTCTGGCATGCAGTCAATGGCGCAGTGCCTGCTGGAATCACGTTTGATGACCTCGGGCAGAAGAAGTTCGAATCTCAGGTTGACCTTGGGGCGGCAGGCACTGTCATGGAGTGGCGGACTGACCACGGCATGATCCGAGAAGAACTACTGAAGACTGGGCTTCACGATGTTATAATGGGATATCCAATCATTACGATGGCTGTAATGCGGCATTTCGAGGCGGCTGATCCTTCATTCACGAGGTAA
- a CDS encoding putative guanine deaminase (COG:F;~EggNog:ENOG410PG2G;~InterPro:IPR014311,IPR006680,IPR011059,IPR032466;~MEROPS:MER0037714;~PFAM:PF01979;~go_function: GO:0008270 - zinc ion binding [Evidence IEA];~go_function: GO:0008892 - guanine deaminase activity [Evidence IEA];~go_function: GO:0016787 - hydrolase activity [Evidence IEA];~go_function: GO:0016810 - hydrolase activity, acting on carbon-nitrogen (but not peptide) bonds [Evidence IEA];~go_process: GO:0006147 - guanine catabolic process [Evidence IEA]), which produces MASVVFQGAVVHSTDPEHLELLENATLVVTDGRIAALYKSPDQIPGDAIPSDAPIHRLPAGDFFIPGFVDTHNHAPQWPMRGLGQGLHILDWLNEITFPIEARFADPAYATRIYEQTVDDFLRQGITTASYYSSRHAEGTKILAEICHRKGQRAFVGKCNMDRNAPDYIREESAAVSLRETEECIQHIRGLSGCTHGDDSLVKPVVTPRFAISCTPELLQGLGEILKRDNTLAVQTHFNEAQQEIDATKELFPQFGGSEADLYDSYGLLTSRAILAHCTIMTEYEKERIHSLECGVAHCPIANMTVGGGFMVAPVRDFLRRGIKVGLGTDSGGGWASQILAVIRQTMIASNAREVLSEGKDKALSFEEVFYLATLGGARVLCLEDRIGNFQVGKEFDAVWVTTTTGLQSAMTPREDGDSLRRLFEKYIMTGDDRNVAQVYVRGRTVAGSR; this is translated from the coding sequence ATGGCTTCTGTCGTCTTCCAGGGCGCCGTTGTCCACTCTACGGATCCTGAGcatctcgagctcctcgaaAACGCTACCCTTGTCGTTACTGACGGTCGTATTGCGGCTTTGTACAAATCTCCAGATCAGATTCCAGGCGATGCCATTCCTTCCGATGCTCCGATTCATCGTCTCCCCGCCGGCGACTTCTTCATTCCAGGCTTCGTCGACACACATAATCACGCCCCGCAATGGCCGATGCGCGGTCTCGGCCAAGGACTTCATATCTTGGATTGGTTGAATGAAATCACCTTCCCCATTGAAGCCCGATTTGCCGACCCCGCCTACGCTACGAGGATATACGAGCAGACCGTCGACGACTTCCTCCGCCAGGGAATCACAACGGCTTCGTACTACAGCTCGCGGCATGCCGAAGGAACAAAGATTCTGGCTGAAATATGCCATCGGAAGGGGCAGCGGGCGTTTGTGGGCAAATGCAACATGGATAGGAATGCACCGGACTATATCCGCGAAGAGAGCGCGGCTGTCTCGTTGCGTGAAACGGAGGAGTGCATTCAGCATATTCGTGGTCTGTCTGGATGCACACATGGTGATGACTCCCTGGTGAAACCAGTTGTGACGCCGAGGTTTGCTATCTCTTGTACGCCGGAGCTGCTTCAAGGTCTAGGTGAGATACTGAAGCGCGATAACACCCTGGCCGTCCAGACACATTTCAACGAGGCCCAACAGGAGATCGATGCTACGAAAGAGCTCTTCCCGCAATTTGGTGGCAGCGAAGCCGACTTGTACGATAGCTACGGGCTACTCACTTCTCGCGCTATCCTGGCTCATTGCACCATCATGACTGAAtatgagaaggagaggatccATTCACTGGAGTGCGGCGTTGCGCATTGCCCGATCGCCAACATGACCGTGGGCGGAGGCTTTATGGTCGCGCCCGTGCGAGATTTCCTTCGCCGTGGTATCAAGGTCGGGCTAGGGACAGATAGCGGTGGTGGCTGGGCGTCGCAAATACTCGCTGTGATCCGGCAGACGATGATCGCATCGAATGCACGCGAGGTGCTATCAGAAGGTAAGGACAAGGCGCTATCGTTTGAAGAGGTGTTCTACCTGGCGACGTTGGGCGGTGCGAGAGTTCTTTGCCTTGAAGATCGCATTGGCAACTTCCAGGTTGGCAAGGAGTTCGATGCCGTGTGGGTGACCACAACAACTGGCTTGCAGTCAGCCATGACGCCCCGCGAAGACGGCGACTCGCTCAGAAGACTGTTTGAGAAGTATATCATGACCGGCGACGACCGGAACGTAGCACAGGTGTATGTCCGAGGCCGCACCGTGGCAGGAAGTAGATGA
- a CDS encoding NAD(P)-dependent alcohol dehydrogenase (COG:Q;~EggNog:ENOG410PKP5;~InterPro:IPR013154,IPR013149,IPR002328,IPR036291, IPR011032,IPR020843;~PFAM:PF00107,PF08240;~go_function: GO:0008270 - zinc ion binding [Evidence IEA];~go_function: GO:0016491 - oxidoreductase activity [Evidence IEA];~go_process: GO:0055114 - oxidation-reduction process [Evidence IEA]), whose protein sequence is MPVTTQALVSREINVQPRLEEITLDNIRADEVLVEIHATGICHTDFSCMNGTLPAAFPSVLGHEGAGVVVDVGEKVKHVNKNDKVLLSFDHCGACYQCDEGHPAYCSEWVPRNFGQKRPDGSLTITDSNGTQVHGTFFGQSSFARHTVVSSNSVVKVPADTQLDLFSPLGCGIQTGAGAILNTLDVQPGKSVAIFGVGSVGMSAVMAAKLRKAKTIIAVDLQPQRLETAKKLGATHTVVGSDSDVVAQIQKISGSNGVDYSVDCAGIPQVVEKALDCLGTRGKAATVGAPSPGVRAGVDVFSHLVMGRQYLGCCEGDSETQKFLPYLIEQHAKGQFPLDQIVTYYPVNEYERAFKEVKEGKALKGVLLWK, encoded by the exons ATGCCAGTAACAACCCAGGCCCTCGTTTCGCGGGAGATAAATGTCCAGCCTAGGCTCGAGGAGATCACCCTCGACAACATTCGCGCCGATGAGGTACTCGTCGAAATCCATGCTACTGGCATCTGCCACACAGACTTTTCCTGCATGAACGGGACGCTGCCCGCAGCATTCCCCAGTGTGCTGGGGCACGAGG GCGCCGGTGTGGTTGTGGATGTCGGCGAGAAGGTCAAGCACGTAAACAAGAATGACAAGGTCCTGCTCAGTTTCGACCATTGCGGTGCCTGCTACCAGTGCGACGAGGGTCATCCAGCCTACTGTTCCGAATGGGTTCCTCGCAACTTTGGCCAGAAGCGACCGGACGGAAGTCTGACCATCACCGACTCGAATGGCACGCAGGTGCATGGGACATTCTTCGGGCAGAGCTCCTTCGCCCGTCACACTGTCGTCAGCAGTAACTCGGTCGTCAAGGTACCCGCGGACACACAGCTGGACCTGTTTTCGCCGCTGGGGTGTGGTATCCAGACTGGGGCTGGTGCCATCCTGAACACGCTGGACGTGCAGCCGGGCAAGTCGGTCGCTATCTTCGGTGTGGGCTCAGTCGGCATGAGCGCTGTAATGGCAGCGAAGCTGAGAAAGGCAAAGACAATTATCGCCGTAGATCTCCAACCGCAGCGACTGGAGACTGCGAAGAAGCTGGGCGCGACTCATACCGTTGTCGGGTCCGACAGCGATGTCGTCGCTCAGATCCAGAAGATATCCGGCAGCAATGGCGTCGATTACTCGGTAGACTGTGCTGGTATCCCTCAGGTCGTCGAGAAGGCACTGGACTGCCTTGGAACTCGTGGGAAGGCCGCCACTGTCGGTGCACCGAGCCCTGGTGTACGTGCTGGCGTCGACGTCTTCTCGCATCTTGTCATGGGCCGCCAATATCTCGGATGCTGCGAGGGAGACAGTGAAACCCAGAAG TTCCTGCCGTACCTCATTGAGCAGCACGCAAAAGGGCAGTTCCCCCTGGACCAGATAGTCACATACTACCCCGTCAACGAATACGAGAGGGCGTTCAAAGAAgtcaaggaaggaaaggcgTTGAAGGGAGTTCTTCTGTGGAAGTAG
- a CDS encoding type 1 glutamine amidotransferase domain-containing protein (COG:S;~EggNog:ENOG410PM77;~InterPro:IPR029062,IPR032633;~PFAM:PF01965,PF17124) encodes MPSKKILIILSDANSFPLKKSTGEGTTKTVDQPSGFFLMELAKPLQKLLDAGHQITFASPNGEEPIPDPNSESLLAFAGNFYERRRENELLEKMKRENGFTRPRTLSSITEAELASFAGVFIPGGHAPLADLGDNKDLGRILQFFHKENKPTAAICHGPYALLSTKQYGDGTFAYKGYKITSWSDAEEKAMETLLGGEVEKVESALRNEGADMVTGGGEKIGQTTLDHELLTGGNPLAADELGSRFVRMISV; translated from the coding sequence atgccgtcgaagaagatcctcatcatcctcagcgaTGCCAACTCCTTCCCCCTCAAGAAGTCCACGGGTGAAGGCACCACCAAGACGGTGGACCAGCCCTCTGGCTTCTTCCTAATGGAACTCGCCAAACCGCTCCAGAAACTCCTCGATGCCGGACACCAAATCACATTCGCCTCACCCAATGGCGAGGAGCCAATTCCAGACCCCAACAGCGAATCCCTTCTTGCCTTCGCCGGGAACTTCTACGAGCGCCGCCGCGAGAACGAGCtgctcgagaagatgaagcgCGAGAACGGCTTCACGCGGCCACGCACGCTGAGCAGTATCACCGAAGCCGAACTAGCCTCGTTCGCAGGCGTATTTATCCCGGGTGGCCACGCACCGCTGGCAGATCTAGGCGACAACAAGGATCTAGGCCGGATACTGCAGTTCTTCCACAAGGAGAACAAGCCGACGGCCGCGATCTGCCACGGGCCGTATGCATTGCTCAGCACAAAGCAGTATGGCGATGGAACGTTCGCGTACAAGGGGTACAAGATCACCTCGTGGAgcgatgcggaggagaaggcgatggagacTTTGCTTGGTGGAGAGGTTGAGAAGGTGGAATCAGCGCTGCGGAATGAGGGCGCTGATATGGTTACTGGCGGTGGTGAGAAGATCGGACAGACCACGCTCGACCATGAGCTGCTTACCGGAGGGAATCCCCTGGCTGCTGATGAGCTGGGGAGCCGGTTTGTGCGGATGATCAGTGTATAA
- a CDS encoding sulfatase family protein (COG:G;~EggNog:ENOG410PUMN;~InterPro:IPR032506,IPR017850,IPR024607,IPR000917;~PFAM:PF16347,PF00884;~go_function: GO:0003824 - catalytic activity [Evidence IEA];~go_function: GO:0008484 - sulfuric ester hydrolase activity [Evidence IEA]), which translates to MPSDKRPNIIFIMADDHASKSISAYGAGINHTPNLDRLATEGMRFNHCYVTNSICTPSRAAILTGTHNHVNGVMTLDSKINKRLPNVAKQLRSGGYQTAMVGKWHLGEGKEHEPTGFDDWSVVPGQGEYHDPQFIEADGMTRVSGYATDIITDKCLDWIRERDAEKPFFLMCHHKAPHRSWEYDAKHKDLYKDPVRLPDTFSDDYKNRARAATVAKMRVAEDLTYGDLGLVQPEGPAEIVGPKMIDLWSWYDRKVPAPEDVTKLRLMAKEDGRVFTFKTPQELAEFKFQRYMQRYLRTIQSIDDNVGRMLDFLDAEGLAENTIVIYTSDQGFFLGEHGWFDKRFMYEDSFQMPFLIRYPREIAPGSICDDIICNVDFAPTFLDFAQTRIPTYMQGVSFRALLQKKTPADWQQVAYHRYWMHRDVIHEAYAHYGVRDQRYKLIYWYNEDLGLEGTRPGGEEKEWELFDCDKDPLELFNCYNEPGYKQVVARMTRLLQEKMEEIGDEPVH; encoded by the coding sequence ATGCCTTCGGATAAACGCCCGaatatcatcttcatcatggcCGATGACCATGCCTCCAAGTCCATTTCGGCCTACGGCGCTGGTATTAACCACACCCCGAATCTCGACCGACTCGCGACTGAAGGCATGCGATTCAATCACTGCTACGTGACGAATAGTATCTGCACGCCATCTCGTGCAGCAATCTTGACAGGCACCCATAACCACGTTAACGGGGTGATGACGCTCGATTCGAAGATCAACAAGCGCCTTCCGAACGTCGCGAAACAACTTCGGAGTGGAGGGTACCagacggccatggtgggTAAATGGCATCTTGGGGAGGGGAAAGAGCATGAGCCGACAGGGTTTGATGACTGGAGTGTTGTGCCTGGACAGGGCGAATATCATGATCCCCAGTTCATTGAGGCCGATGGGATGACCAGGGTGTCTGGCTACGCGACCGACATCATCACGGATAAGTGTCTGGATTGGATCCGTGAGCGAGATGCCGAAAAGCCTTTCTTTCTTATGTGTCACCATAAGGCACCGCATCGCAGCTGGGAGTATGATGCGAAACATAAGGATCTGTACAAGGACCCGGTTCGGCTCCCGGATACGTTCAGCGATGACTATAAGAACCGTGCGAGGGCGGCAACGGTGGCCAAGATGCGTGTCGCTGAGGATCTCACGTATGGCGATCTGGGACTCGTGCAGCCCGAGGGTCCTGCTGAGATTGTAGGCCCAAAGATGATTGATCTGTGGTCGTGGTATGATCGAAAGGTCCCTGCGCCGGAGGACGTCACAAAGCTCCGTCTGATGGCGAAGGAAGATGGGAGAGTCTTCACTTTCAAGACACCCCAAGAGCTCGCAGAGTTCAAGTTCCAGCGGTACATGCAGCGTTATCTTCGCACAATTCAAAGCATCGACGATAACGTCGGTCGGATGCTCGACTTCCTTGACGCGGAGGGTCTGGCGGAGAATACTATTGTCATCTATACTTCCGACCAgggcttcttcctcggtgaaCATGGCTGGTTTGACAAGCGCTTCATGTATGAGGATAGCTTCCAGATGCCGTTCCTCATTCGGTATCCCCGTGAGATTGCCCCGGGCAGCATTTGCGATGATATTATCTGCAATGTGGACTTTGCCCCGACGTTCCTAGACTTTGCGCAGACTCGTATCCCAACGTACATGCAGGGAGTCAGTTTCAGGGCCTTGTTGCAGAAAAAGACTCCGGCGGATTGGCAGCAGGTTGCGTATCATCGGTACTGGATGCATCGGGATGTTATACATGAGGCATATGCTCATTACGGTGTGCGAGATCAGCGGTACAAGTTGATTTACTGGTATAACGAGGACCTTGGGCTTGAGGGTACTCGGCCtggaggggaggagaaggaatgggAGCTGTTTGACTGTGACAAGGATCCGTTGGAACTGTTCAACTGCTACAACGAGCCTGGATACAAGCAGGTTGTTGCGCGCATGACGAGGCTGCTacaggagaagatggaggaaatCGGAGACGAGCCTGTTCATTAA
- a CDS encoding Zn(II)2Cys6 transcription factor (COG:S;~EggNog:ENOG410PV1Q;~InterPro:IPR036864,IPR007219,IPR001138;~PFAM:PF00172,PF04082;~go_function: GO:0000981 - DNA-binding transcription factor activity, RNA polymerase II-specific [Evidence IEA];~go_function: GO:0003677 - DNA binding [Evidence IEA];~go_function: GO:0008270 - zinc ion binding [Evidence IEA];~go_process: GO:0006351 - transcription, DNA-templated [Evidence IEA];~go_process: GO:0006355 - regulation of transcription, DNA-templated [Evidence IEA]), whose protein sequence is MPRPGRSPCLQCRYRKVRCDRQQDTCGSCERLQFACSFKQPSGQKKDQKNAQSAPPERRRASRACLACKRLKARCSGELPECDNCRRRQKRCRYASSDLSETAVESSKPLNESKDMGGSSSPLFPIRRQEILDAIDRFFLHLYPILSFSFLHEPSIRQHCASGTLDHSLTLVLAAVTNVYLSSDQLLLQECKSWIHRVETEIWEHLHQPSIIRVQTLLLVVHYHIQTGEFSRAYMLAGMAARSATALRLNYERPELGFVAQETRRRVLWALTSVDGIFSVGLPEYETMPYAIVYQQLPSSEEEYTGLREPQTHPNLLAACFQVSKIQRDVMRLTRQLAISDKHLVELPGLVQEIQNDLWRLHSDLELTADFSISAARQPLKMKGSRWFARYLMASLSWHQVHCDLYRIFLPGYAEAVPTVIMDATDVNFRHHAAEMCRIHVQLIFKILCGVLKEADVPLLPLYVAVCTYQAARLTLFLSSLPSENTRITTESARGSAATALEILYKFFSATPWAQDIIADLERLVQSVGTPEVGGHSVHGDSARHRHSQLAVHSLIRQANFVDGGYELTR, encoded by the exons ATGCCTCGTCCTGGGCGTTCTCCATGTCTACAGTGTCGATATCGCAAG GTCCGATGCGACCGGCAACAGGATACCTGCGGCAGCTGCGAAAGACTTCAGTTTGCCTGTTCGTTCAAGCAGCCTTCAGGGCAGAAGAAAGACCAGAAGAATGCGCAGTCTGCACCCCCAGAGCGTCGGCGCGCAAGCCGAGCATGTCTGGCGTGTAAGCGTCTCAAGGCGCGCTGCTCGGGCGAACTGCCTGAATGCGACAATTGTCGTCGGCGCCAGAAACGATGTCGATATGCATCTTCAGACCTCTCAGAAACAGCAGTTGAGTCGTCGAAGCCTCTGAATGAGTCCAAGGATATGGGTGGCTCGTCGAGTCCGCTGTTTCCCATCCGCCGTCAGGAAATACTCGACGCCATCGaccgcttcttcctccatctaTATCCCATTCTCTCGTTCTCGTTTCTGCACGAGCCCTCCATTCGACAGCATTGTGCTAGTGGTACTCTGGATCACTCGCTTACTCTGGTGCTGGCCGCTGTCACCAACGTCTATCTATCATCAGACCAACTGTTGCTGCAGGAGTGTAAGTCATGGATCCACCGAGTAGAGACGGAGATCTGGGAACATCTACACCAGCCATCCATTATTCGCGTCCAGACTCTGTTGCTAGTAGTCCACTATCATATCCAGACCGGCGAGTTCTCCCGGGCCTATATGCTGGCCGGGATGGCTGCGCGATCTGCCACAGCCCTACGGCTCAACTACGAACGGCCCGAGTTGGGGTTTGTCGCACAGGAAACACGTCGTCGTGTACTCTGGGCTCTAACCAGTGTGGACGGCATCTTTTCTGTTGGACTGCCCGAGTATGAAACCATGCCCTATGCCATCGTCTACCAGCAGCTACCATCCTCCGAAGAGGAGTATACTGGCCTACGTGAACCACAAACACACCCAAACCTTCTGGCTGCCTGCTTCCAGGTATCCAAGATCCAAAGGGACGTGATGCGACTGACCCGCCAGCTGGCTATATCGGATAAGCATTTGGTGGAACTGCCGGGGCTGGTTCAGGAGATCCAAAACGATCTCTGGCGATTGCATTCAGACCTGGAACTGACCGCCGATTTTTCTATATCTGCTGCGCGTCAGCCGCTAAAGATGAAGGGGTCGCGATGGTTTGCTCGGTATCTTATGGCCTCGCTCTCCTGGCATCAAGTGCACTGCGACCTCTACCGCATATTCTTACCTGGCTATGCCGAGGCAGTCCCAACGGTGATCATGGACGCGACAGATGTTAATTTTCGTCACCATGCGGCTGAGATGTGCCGTATCCACGTACAGCTCATATTTAAGATCCTGTGTGGCGTACTCAAAGAAGCAGATGTACCCTTGTTGCCCCTTTATGTGGCTGTCTGCACCTACCAAGCAGCGCGACTGACCCTATTTCTGTCGTCTCTTCCCAGCGAGAATACACGCATAACTACGGAGAGTGCCAGGGGTAGCGCGGCTACGGCTCTTGAGATCCTTTACAAGTTCTTCTCGGCGACGCCATGGGCGCAGGATATCATTGCTGATCTCGAACGGCTGGTGCAGTCAGTGGGTACGCCGGAAGTCGGCGGGCATTCTGTACACGGTGATAGTGCTCGCCACCGACATAGTCAACTTGCGGTCCATAGTTTGATTCGCCAGGCCAACTTTGTGGACGGGGGATACGAACTGACTCGGTGA